TGAATATcctaaataataaatatttggaGCAACCCAACCACcataatataattgtttCAAAACATTCATAGCTTCATGATTACCTccaataaaaattgttaatatttttgcttttttttctccgctaaaatattttgtaaagtCATTTacttcttttttatatttattaggTACATTTAAGGATTcattatcaatattatatcGAATACTTTGAAAATCACCACAACATATTACTATATTAactttaaaattattttctttctctaatttatttaatgtgTTATAAACCAAATCCAGTTCCCCATGTGTACATCCAACAACTGCTACAATCATTTGAGTTGGTAAatttgaaattaaaaaaaaaaaaattattattttgaaaaatcaCAATATTTGGTTTTTCTATGacatttaattttgttagACTTTTTTATCTTAGCATTTTATAGATccatattaaattttaaatgtgATATACTCCCAATTGTTTaacttaaatttttttttttttgcatatttatacttattttagtagaaaaatattaccaTCCTTTTATTTTAGGGAATAAATTTActaaaactaaaaaaacataaatatatggaaTGATGAATTGAGAAATTGACACATTTCGTAATATCCCCCCTTTTCTATTTCAAAGGTGcaagagaaaaaataaattttaataatattttttttcagtatttattatgtaaggtaaaaattatattttttttttattatgaattAATATGAACTGTACAaaatttggaaaaaaatgttttaaaaaaatatatcttaaaccagtttatataatatttatgtagAGTGAGCTGggaaattaaaattttgcACAATAActgatttatattaaaagggtaaataataatgaaaaaaatgaatgtTCGATTTTtctcaaaaaataaaaaatagtaaaactatatatatactaaaaaTTGTAAGTTAAATGAGACCATTggaaagatataaaaaataagcaaaTTCTATGAATAATACAACACATcatcacaaaaaaaaaaaaataaaaacttaTGAACAACGAACTGTTGAAGTATTAAATAATggtgaaataaaaagtgataaggaacataaaattaaaatgtcTCGGTATAGCATGTATGTAAAAGCATACAACAAATAAagacataaaaaatatattccaagatacaaataaaaatattgggaatatatacatgtaattataatatgttcattttcctattttattataataacaaagCACAAacaatagaaaataatatatgaatatataagtgtgatttctatatttctaaataaaaaaaaaataatttcgCCACATTCCATATACACATaacaattaaatattatttataatttagtcacctatatatatttacatatgtATGTGCATGGaaatttacatatttttttgctatttttatttgaataaatttCAACAACATTTCATTTGATTAGGATTATTCTCATTATATTTCTCATTTgtatcatttaattttattatattttttgcattaGTTATTTGTATGGCACTTTCATATGTTTCATGACTTCGAGTACTGGAACAACTGTTACTATCTTTTAgtctattattatatatttcttgtaacaaattttcaaaaatatgttttacaTTTAATTTAGAAACAGCTGATGcttcagaaaaaaataaattattttctttggCAAAACTTGCTCCTTGTTCGTAAGTAACCTAAAatagaaattaaaaaaaaaaaaaaattaataaatatatatattttaaaaaggaTATAAATCGAAACAATTTTCAACTATGagttatattaaaaatttatggTAAAATAATGCgtaaacaattttttaattatcaaatgtgtgcatataaatatgagtACCTTCCTTTTTGTTTCATCTTCCTCTGCTAAATCTACCTTATTTCCCACAAGCATAATTACAATGTCTTTTTCAGAATTTTGTCTTATTTCTTCTAGccattttgaaatatttaaaaaggattttttttttgttatatcaTATACTAATATTGCTCCCGCACTTCGTCTATAATGCGCACTCGTTATACTTCTATATCTCTCTTGCCCTGCTGTATCCCATATCTTATTTAGTAATATCGAAACAAGAAAAATGAGTAAAAAGTATGGGGAAAATAATTGTGAAACGTTTGCAAGCCAACACTGTCTATTTGATAATAcatcaaattttataaaaaataaaatgaatggTGGAAGCATACCTGCGCCTTTACTGTACCACCTACTGCCAGCGGGATAGTTCTTGTAGCAAATTCAACACCTAacaaatgtaaaaaaaggaCAAACTTGTATAAAATGCAAAATTGCATAAAGTGAGGAAAAGCTGGGATAAAGTTTATTTCCCTTTTGGCCATATCATTTATACTATAAAACATTAACATGCTTTATTACAAAtatcttttttctttttttttaccaaTTGTTGCCTTTGCGACACTGGGAAGGGACCCCCTTATATATCTCGACAATAAATGTGTTTTACCTGGAATAGttaacattaaaaaaaatagtataagTACTCcgaaaaaatgttatatatatatttttactgatatattatagtggatattaaaatttatctTGGTGTTATAAAGATGggttttttctttttcttttttctaatttctAATTTCTATACTTTACCTACAGTTGCGTCTCCTactaaaattattttgtaaagaTGGTCATACTCTTCATTAGacatttttctaaattaagaaaaaaaaaaaaaaattctcTCAATATTGGGTTTTGGATTATAAATTTggttaatattttttttgaagggtaaatataaattgaTGTTAATCGATATAGAATAATGATATAGGCATATATGTAAGTATGCATACTTATGAgcataattttctttataagaaatttccaaaatatttttgttaaatttaGAAGGATTGTCTgcctttaaaaaataaattaattaacCTTTTGAAACAATCTGGCATAGCCATACAAGCAcacacacacatatatatatgtatgaatggttgataaatttatatatataaggaATATTCCATATGTATCTCGATCACATTTACTGTTATAATTTAAGTTTGGAGCCTTTAATTGTGTTTCCCAATTTTAATTActaaaaaagataaaatagGATGTAAAAGTATACAcatttatgtattataaaaaaaataatataatcaatgtattttcactatttaaacagataatataaacaaaatgcCCTTATTTAGCAAAATTGGTAAAGAATacgaaaaaataacaatgtTTTATTCACTAGAAGataacaaatatttattaaaagaaaaaaatgtatataataaaaaaattaatactAAAAAGTAGtacataaaattttaaaaatttgatgATTTACGTATTtgcattttattaatttttgtacATTTTCAATTTCACACTAtcctcatttttttattaaatatatgtatacatagtaaattaatattattttatcaattttttgtttttattttttattttttatttgttttatttggaaaattttttaatatgccCTTGGTTCCTCaatattatcaattttctttatattaatagatGGGTAAATaagataaattaaataaaatacatatacatataaaaaaaatgtgtatatattgtGCAAAGGGTGAAATATATCCTCAACATATCTAtgtgtatttattttgtgtaATAGTATGCGCAttacatattataaaaacaatatacaAGTCtgttgtatatattttccagtttttaatatataaacatttgATATATGTTCCTGTTATTTTAGaataattaacaaaaattataattatttaagctattattcttttatttatatgcaactaatttattgaatttaattttaaaaaaaaagttatacAGTTTAATCTCTGGGTGTGAATACAAGAGGGTAAAATGCGTCTTATCTTTTGCGTATTTAAAATGTacgaatatatatatatgtagcatatttttagaatttcaaatattattaatcttttaaaattatttttaatttattccAAATAAAACgcataatttttgtttacaTGCTATGTGtgtgtatttatttttccaaaGCTGTAACCCAGgtttatagaaaaatacaaaatttcgtatgtacataaataaattaaacaaaaatgtatatatataaaaaagtcTCAAAATAGCCaaataaaaggaaaagAATGTATTACGAATTGAAACCTTCTTTTATTTACCTTTCTATATTTcgttatttaattttttgtttatttatccCTATTTGTTCATACTCAATGTGGGTAAGAGATTTTAGTGTGTAAACATGTAGTATggatttttacaaaaaaataacttatttttataaaacatgTTTGATCATTTTGATATTTAGATCGTTATTTAATGGATTATTTAATTggaaatttatatatatatttttcataagaagggaatataacaattagtctactatttatattacatatttatatgtgcTATAATAACATtggttattattttaaaatgatttcatttagtatattttgatttaaacgtaatattttcctttgataaaaaaaaaattgatatagcctataaatatatataatttttacacaattttttccattttaaGAAAATAGGATTTTAagatttttttgttattataataaaatttaaagaataaatattaatgtgtataaaatttttttaaatacatgTAAGTTTCAAAATgtcaaaatttaaattactTTTTCAAAATGTAAAGAAAAATGCATTTAACATTATGTTCTGGGCACCCTTAGCAAATTGGGGTTTTGTTATTGCAGGTAACTTTCTTATACttttaaaagaattatattcttcataataatactaataataattattattactattattatgaaataCCTTTATCAAAAACTAACGATATATCATTGTTGTGTGCAATTTAAAACGTGAATGTTTTGTGTGGAaactttatttatacaacATTGTGTgcatacataaaaaaaaaaacacacacattttatttttccctttttatttttaacacAGGATGTAACGACTTAAAGAAAAATCCTATGTATGTGTCTGAGAAAATGACATCAGTCTTAGTTGTTTatagtttattatttatgagATATTCACTTGCAATTAAAcctaaaaattatttgctTTTTGCATGCCATGCCACAAACACATTAGTTCAAAGTGTTTTACTATTTCGAAAGTTAAAATACGGTTCAGATAATAAATTGATGTTAGCAACCAACTAAAAACATACCTAATCATGTAAACAAAGGACATACCTAAAAATTAATCACCTCCCTAcgtcatatttttatgttaatatttttacaacgcgaaaaatttataaattttgaatttcACGATCGTTTTTCATTGTATAACAAtggtatatatttatatatattttttttttcacaatttTGTAGAATTTGGTTTGGCatcaatttatttattagcCAATTCAGCAGTTGctttattactattttttaaatatatataagacTGCACATTgtgagaaaaatatatacaaatagcTCAATTTAGTTGCATTTACAATAAAGATGTtttatagtatatataatttttttcatcaatttttatagtttatttttttgtacccaattttttataaacttgcgatattaatttttattaaatggtGCTTTCATAGTGAAGCATGAAAATTGTatgcttaaaaaaaactaaataaaaggaaaaaaaagatatatcaTAAGATTTTGGTAAATGtagtttattttatatatggtataa
This DNA window, taken from Plasmodium berghei ANKA genome assembly, chromosome: 13, encodes the following:
- a CDS encoding mitochondrial pyruvate carrier protein 1, putative, translated to MSKFKLLFQNVKKNAFNIMFWAPLANWGFVIAGCNDLKKNPMYVSEKMTSVLVVYSLLFMRYSLAIKPKNYLLFACHATNTLVQSVLLFRKLKYGSDNKLMLATN
- a CDS encoding ras-related protein Rab-11B, putative; its protein translation is MSNEEYDHLYKIILVGDATVGKTHLLSRYIRGSLPSVAKATIGVEFATRTIPLAVGGTVKAQIWDTAGQERYRSITSAHYRRSAGAILVYDITKKKSFLNISKWLEEIRQNSEKDIVIMLVGNKVDLAEEDETKRKVTYEQGASFAKENNLFFSEASAVSKLNVKHIFENLLQEIYNNRLKDSNSCSSTRSHETYESAIQITNAKNIIKLNDTNEKYNENNPNQMKCC